One window of the Dermacentor andersoni chromosome 10, qqDerAnde1_hic_scaffold, whole genome shotgun sequence genome contains the following:
- the LOC126544548 gene encoding calcineurin subunit B type 2 isoform X1: MWQVLDTTMRQGNESSLPMEMCSNFDADEIKRLGKRFKKLDLDNSGSLSIDEFMSLPELQQNPLVQRVIDIFDTDGNGEVDFKEFIQGVSQFSVKGDKESKLRFAFRIYDMDNDGFISNGELFQVLKMMVGNNLKEAQLQQIVDKTILFADRDEDGKISFDEFCSVCACVPFDLPDMHCNP, translated from the exons GGAAACGAAAGCTCTCTCCCGATGGAGATGTGCTCCAACT tcgacGCCGACGAAATCAAAAGGCTCGGCAAGAGGTTCAAGAAGCTAGACCTTGACAATTCTGGTTCCCTGAGCATCGACGAATTCATGTCCCTCCCAGAGCTCCAGCAAAACCCCCTAGTACAGCGTGTAATAGACATATTTGACACAGATGGAAATGGGGAAGTGGATTTCAAAG AATTTATTCAAGGAGTATCGCAATTTAGCGTCAAAGGCGACAAGGAGTCAAAGCTCAGAT TTGCCTTCCGGATTTACGACATGGATAACGACGGCTTCATCTCCAATGGCGAGCTGTTCCAGGTGCTCAAGATGATGGTCGGCAACAACCTCAAGGAGGCCCAGCTGCAGCAGATCGTCGACAAGACCATCCTGTTTGCCGACCGCGATGAGGACGGCAAGATCTCCTTCGACGAGTTCTGTTCggtgtgtgcttgtgtgccgTTCGATCTGCCCGATATGCATTGTAACCCGTAG
- the LOC126544548 gene encoding calcineurin subunit B type 2 isoform X4, producing the protein MGNESSLPMEMCSNFDADEIKRLGKRFKKLDLDNSGSLSIDEFMSLPELQQNPLVQRVIDIFDTDGNGEVDFKEFIQGVSQFSVKGDKESKLRFAFRIYDMDNDGFISNGELFQVLKMMVGNNLKEAQLQQIVDKTILFADRDEDGKISFDEFCSVCACVPFDLPDMHCNP; encoded by the exons GGAAACGAAAGCTCTCTCCCGATGGAGATGTGCTCCAACT tcgacGCCGACGAAATCAAAAGGCTCGGCAAGAGGTTCAAGAAGCTAGACCTTGACAATTCTGGTTCCCTGAGCATCGACGAATTCATGTCCCTCCCAGAGCTCCAGCAAAACCCCCTAGTACAGCGTGTAATAGACATATTTGACACAGATGGAAATGGGGAAGTGGATTTCAAAG AATTTATTCAAGGAGTATCGCAATTTAGCGTCAAAGGCGACAAGGAGTCAAAGCTCAGAT TTGCCTTCCGGATTTACGACATGGATAACGACGGCTTCATCTCCAATGGCGAGCTGTTCCAGGTGCTCAAGATGATGGTCGGCAACAACCTCAAGGAGGCCCAGCTGCAGCAGATCGTCGACAAGACCATCCTGTTTGCCGACCGCGATGAGGACGGCAAGATCTCCTTCGACGAGTTCTGTTCggtgtgtgcttgtgtgccgTTCGATCTGCCCGATATGCATTGTAACCCGTAG
- the LOC126544548 gene encoding calcineurin subunit B type 2 isoform X2, with translation MWQVLDTTMRQGNESSLPMEMCSNFDADEIKRLGKRFKKLDLDNSGSLSIDEFMSLPELQQNPLVQRVIDIFDTDGNGEVDFKEFIQGVSQFSVKGDKESKLRFAFRIYDMDNDGFISNGELFQVLKMMVGNNLKEAQLQQIVDKTILFADRDEDGKISFDEFCSVVGNTDIHKKMVVDV, from the exons GGAAACGAAAGCTCTCTCCCGATGGAGATGTGCTCCAACT tcgacGCCGACGAAATCAAAAGGCTCGGCAAGAGGTTCAAGAAGCTAGACCTTGACAATTCTGGTTCCCTGAGCATCGACGAATTCATGTCCCTCCCAGAGCTCCAGCAAAACCCCCTAGTACAGCGTGTAATAGACATATTTGACACAGATGGAAATGGGGAAGTGGATTTCAAAG AATTTATTCAAGGAGTATCGCAATTTAGCGTCAAAGGCGACAAGGAGTCAAAGCTCAGAT TTGCCTTCCGGATTTACGACATGGATAACGACGGCTTCATCTCCAATGGCGAGCTGTTCCAGGTGCTCAAGATGATGGTCGGCAACAACCTCAAGGAGGCCCAGCTGCAGCAGATCGTCGACAAGACCATCCTGTTTGCCGACCGCGATGAGGACGGCAAGATCTCCTTCGACGAGTTCTGTTCg GTTGTTGGCAACACAGATATCCACAAGAAGATGGTGGTGGACGTTTGA
- the LOC126544548 gene encoding calcineurin subunit B type 2 isoform X3 codes for MDNATFVSGFAAEACMTTFDADEIKRLGKRFKKLDLDNSGSLSIDEFMSLPELQQNPLVQRVIDIFDTDGNGEVDFKEFIQGVSQFSVKGDKESKLRFAFRIYDMDNDGFISNGELFQVLKMMVGNNLKEAQLQQIVDKTILFADRDEDGKISFDEFCSVCACVPFDLPDMHCNP; via the exons ATGGATAATGCAACTTTTGTTTCtggtttcgcggctgaagcctgCATGACAACCT tcgacGCCGACGAAATCAAAAGGCTCGGCAAGAGGTTCAAGAAGCTAGACCTTGACAATTCTGGTTCCCTGAGCATCGACGAATTCATGTCCCTCCCAGAGCTCCAGCAAAACCCCCTAGTACAGCGTGTAATAGACATATTTGACACAGATGGAAATGGGGAAGTGGATTTCAAAG AATTTATTCAAGGAGTATCGCAATTTAGCGTCAAAGGCGACAAGGAGTCAAAGCTCAGAT TTGCCTTCCGGATTTACGACATGGATAACGACGGCTTCATCTCCAATGGCGAGCTGTTCCAGGTGCTCAAGATGATGGTCGGCAACAACCTCAAGGAGGCCCAGCTGCAGCAGATCGTCGACAAGACCATCCTGTTTGCCGACCGCGATGAGGACGGCAAGATCTCCTTCGACGAGTTCTGTTCggtgtgtgcttgtgtgccgTTCGATCTGCCCGATATGCATTGTAACCCGTAG